In Euphorbia lathyris chromosome 10, ddEupLath1.1, whole genome shotgun sequence, the DNA window AGGTTGTAGAGTAGGATCCATGCTCACCACACCAAAGGTTTAATATGATTCGAACTGTCTATTGACCTGTGATGAAGTGGGCCATTACAGGTACACTCCGTTGATAAAGTTTGTATCTAATCCGAGTGAGAGAATAATGATATGTCAtaatgaagagagagaaagtaaaacTTACCTACTTAGAAACTCATGCTTGTGTGAAAATACCCCTTTACCCCTAGCTTTGATGGTGGGGCGGTTTAATTAcagtttaaataaattttttaaatattaattgcATTTATTGTAAACTTTTATAATGGAATTGTAGATAgcctttaaacttaaacactgGTGTAgatttcataaaaataaaataggatcaaatacatgaatatcataattaagtataacaTTACAATTAAGTCGTattaccaaacttaattcttaatatgtcattattctctatatattataattttataccataatttaaaaaatctagacttcaattcattaattataaactttagaaaatatattatagatttccatttataaattctaatccttataatatattaaaagtactgattttattagtttgatataatctaaaattataacctgatataattgtaaatggtttttaaaatatgaatttctgtgtaattttcccaataaAATAAAGTTGGCGTATATTTCCCAATTTAATTGTATAAAAAGCCCAAAAATCATTGGATTGGAAGAAGGGCCAACGGCCCAAATTAAACATAGTACTACAACAACCCTAATTTCAATATCACAAAGCCTTATAAGGGTTAGGGTTTTGCATTCCTCCCGTCTTCATCTTCTTGTTAGCCACAGAGAGTAAGCAGAGAGTAATTGAAAATGCCGGCAGGACACGGTCTGCGCTCTCGTACCAGAGATCTCTTCGCTAGAGCTTTCAGGAAGAAGGGTTATATCCCTTTGACCACCTATCTCAGAACATACAAGATCGGCGACTATGTTGATGTCAAAGTTAACGGCGCCATCCACAAGGGTATGCCTCATAAGTTCTACCATGGCCGCACTGGTCGTGTCTGGAATGTCACCAAGCGAGCCGTCGGTGTCGAAATTAACAAAGCGGTAAAAAATAATATGAACATTCTTCATTTTGTTTTATGCTTATgttgcttttctttttccctGATGAGGACTTGAAACTGATTGTTTTGTGTTTCTTGATATCTGGAATTGATGACGTGTATTGATAAGTCCTTGTATTGTCTATGCTTATGAATCTATTTGATTTGTTTTGGATTGAAGTATCCTTATTGGTTATTTTCttattgtttgttgtttgtttgaTGATTGTCGGTGAGGTTATTATCCGGTTTGATTTAATATGGTTGAAATAATAGTAGAAAACATGTTATGGCAATGATTTGGGGTGTTAAACTGTGTTGAGGCGTGTCTTGCAGTTTTGTTATGTGATTTATCTACATTGAATATATACAATATTTGTGTCTAAAGTCGAATTGTCCCTATGAATCTGTAAATTGTGTTGTCGTGGAAGAAATTCACAGCCCTTGCAATGACCCTGAAGTTTCtcttattttctaatttttgaggcAGTTTATGTATTTGATGGGAAACCCGGTTTTCATTGAAGCACTTTGTTATAGCTTGTGATATTTCGTTGTTGAATTAATTAGCCACTGATCTGATTTCCTGTTCCACATGTCTGAtgtatttcttttgttttgctaTGTTGCCTTGCCTGGATACTCCTCTTTAGCAGCGTTTGTGTTTGTATCCATTTCCATTTGAAGGCTATGTTGTAGAAGTTACGTTTCCCAATGATCGTTTCCTTACATACGTGTTTTGTCATTGGCTTGCATAGCCAACAGCACTAAGTTAATTGCCATTGTTAATATTTGTTGTTACAGATCAAGTCAATTGATTTACATGTGGAATTGTAGCATCCATCTTAATCATATGAATTGTATTAGTTACTCTTTGTTGCTTAAGAGATGCTCTGTTTTACCTTAATTATTATGTATGCTAGTTGTTGCTTATCTGTAATTAGCCATGTATTTCCATTTACAGGTTCGTAATAAGGTGCTTAAGAAGAGGATTCATGTGCGGATAGAGCATTTGCAGCCTTCTAGGTGCTCGGAGGAATTCcgtttgaggaagaagaagaatgatgaGCTGAAGGCCGAGGCAAAAGCCAAGGGTGAAGTGATCAGCACCAAGAGGAAGCCAGAAGGTCCTAAACCCGGTTTCATGGTGGAGGGTGCGACTTTGGAAACTGTTACTCCCATTCCATATGATGTTGTTAATGATCTCAAAGGCGGTTATTAGGCTTATAGAATTTAGATATGTTCATGTTCTATTTGTGTTTCAAACTTTTTGTCACATTTGTTAGCTTATTCATATGTTACACTCTCGTTGAGAACTTTGAAGTTTTGAAGAGCTAATTTTGAGAATTCTGGATGTTAGGATGTTTCTCTATTAAGATATTTATATTTGTAGGGAATTTCAAGTTTTCTATTACATGAATGACTTGGTTTAAGTGAATCTATGATTTGTTATCATAGAGTGTGGCTCGTATCAGTGTATCCTCAGGCTGTCGGAACCACCTCTCACTCCACCGGGTGGTTGAGAGGTAGTTCTGTTTCTATTCACTCCACTGGGTGGTTAAGAGGTAGTTCTGTCTCTATTCACTTCTCTATCGAAATCACTTCTTATAGGAACAGCGTCTCCATCTATTTATGTTTAGCGAAAATCACTTGTTAATGGTTAAGAGGTAGTTCTGTCCTTGACATCTCACCATCTACATCTGAGAGTGCATGCTTAGAGGTGTCAATCTTAGTTTGTTAATTTGAATAATGCCTGAAGCTTTTGGAGGTGGCAAATCTTGGATAGCAGTCTAACGGACAACCATGTAGCAGTGGTTAAATTTGTGTTTAGATGAAAACCAACACGACAAAGGAAAAAATTccgaaagaaagaaaagaatataTGCTCAACAGAAGCGACTTGaggatcaaaggtacaattTATTCTTTTGTTCATGCATgcaggttgaagatgaagacaCCCGTCTCTGCTCTCTTCTCCTTGTTTCAggttctcttctctctctccatAGCTACTATATTATGAAGCACGGACACTTTCCCGGGGTCGCCGTGGCCGAGTCGGACTCGCTGGACTTGGCGACACGGTTGGGACACGGCGAATTTTTA includes these proteins:
- the LOC136209711 gene encoding large ribosomal subunit protein eL21z/eL21y gives rise to the protein MPAGHGLRSRTRDLFARAFRKKGYIPLTTYLRTYKIGDYVDVKVNGAIHKGMPHKFYHGRTGRVWNVTKRAVGVEINKAVRNKVLKKRIHVRIEHLQPSRCSEEFRLRKKKNDELKAEAKAKGEVISTKRKPEGPKPGFMVEGATLETVTPIPYDVVNDLKGGY